From a single Desulfatirhabdium butyrativorans DSM 18734 genomic region:
- a CDS encoding response regulator translates to MNKPEKTILIVEDEPQNRKLFRDVLRFKGYATIEATDGQQGVEMAKKFLPDLILMDMNLPVMDGLEATAILIHASTTRHIPIIAITAYAMPGDKERILAAGCRGYISKPVHIADLVEQVARFFAEPDAGTPEEGESS, encoded by the coding sequence ATGAACAAGCCAGAAAAGACCATTCTCATTGTCGAAGACGAGCCGCAGAACCGGAAGCTTTTCCGGGATGTCCTTCGCTTCAAGGGATATGCAACCATCGAAGCCACGGATGGCCAACAAGGGGTTGAAATGGCAAAGAAATTCCTGCCGGATCTCATATTGATGGACATGAACCTGCCGGTCATGGACGGCCTCGAAGCCACCGCCATCCTGATCCATGCCAGCACAACACGGCATATCCCCATCATCGCCATTACCGCTTATGCCATGCCTGGCGACAAGGAGCGCATTCTTGCGGCAGGTTGCAGGGGCTACATCTCCAAACCCGTGCACATTGCCGACCTTGTCGAACAAGTGGCCAGATTTTTTGCGGAACCGGACGCCGGAACGCCGGAAGAAGGTGAATCCTCATGA
- a CDS encoding HD domain-containing phosphohydrolase, with protein MKKQATILVVDDEERNLRLMEAMLMPMGHRILMARNGRDALENMHTNEIDLVLLDLMMPMMDGFEVTQILKEDEATKIVPVVIVTALHELQHRVRALEAGADDFLTKPVEKTELRARVASLLKVKAYNDYMRNHQKELETEVALRTEALRSAFEKIKSASLETIYRLTRAAEYKDEDTGAHIQRMSNYAATIAREMNLKDKTAEFILYAAPMHDIGKIGIPDRILLKPGKLDPAEWDIMKTHTTIGGRILEGSDRGFIRLAEIIALTHHEKWDGSGYPKGLKGKQIPLAGRIVAIADVFDALTSKRPYKEAFSLDVSFGIIREGRGSHFDPDVVDAFFRAIDQLLVIKDTFRDNL; from the coding sequence ATGAAGAAGCAAGCGACAATCCTGGTGGTCGACGACGAAGAGCGAAACCTCAGGCTGATGGAAGCCATGCTGATGCCCATGGGACACAGAATCCTCATGGCCCGCAATGGCAGGGACGCCCTGGAGAACATGCACACGAACGAGATCGATCTGGTGCTGCTCGATCTCATGATGCCGATGATGGACGGTTTCGAGGTGACCCAAATCTTGAAAGAGGATGAAGCCACCAAAATCGTGCCCGTCGTCATCGTTACGGCGCTGCATGAGTTGCAGCACCGGGTCAGGGCGCTCGAAGCCGGGGCGGACGATTTCCTGACCAAACCCGTCGAAAAAACGGAGCTGCGGGCCCGGGTAGCCTCGTTGCTCAAGGTCAAAGCCTACAACGACTACATGCGCAACCACCAAAAAGAGCTGGAAACGGAGGTGGCGCTGAGAACGGAGGCGCTCAGGAGTGCCTTCGAAAAGATCAAGTCCGCCTCCCTCGAAACCATCTACAGGCTGACCCGGGCCGCAGAATACAAGGATGAGGACACAGGCGCCCATATTCAGCGCATGAGCAACTATGCGGCAACCATCGCAAGAGAGATGAACCTGAAGGACAAGACAGCGGAATTCATTCTCTATGCCGCCCCGATGCACGATATCGGCAAAATCGGCATTCCCGACAGAATTCTGCTGAAACCCGGCAAGCTCGATCCAGCCGAATGGGACATCATGAAGACGCATACCACCATTGGCGGAAGAATTCTCGAAGGCTCGGACAGGGGATTCATCCGGTTGGCGGAAATCATCGCCCTGACCCACCACGAAAAATGGGATGGCAGCGGGTATCCGAAAGGGCTGAAGGGAAAACAGATTCCCCTTGCGGGAAGGATCGTGGCCATCGCGGATGTCTTCGATGCCCTGACATCGAAAAGGCCCTACAAGGAAGCCTTCTCTCTCGATGTATCTTTCGGTATTATCCGGGAAGGGCGGGGAAGCCATTTCGATCCGGATGTCGTGGATGCCTTCTTCAGGGCCATCGATCAACTGTTGGTCATCAAGGACACGTTCAGGGATAATCTTTGA
- a CDS encoding PAS domain S-box protein, whose amino-acid sequence MKRDDHCENGGLDIDFLAENEKRFRQMFMNAPMPYQSLDENGNFLDVNEAFVRELGYSREELIGRNFGDILHPDWRDHFRENFPKFKAIGEILGIEFEMMKKDGSFILVSFNGRIQRDAQNRFQRTHCIFSDITEHRRVYEALRESEAKYRLLVENQSDMIVKVDTAGRFLFVSPSYCRTFGKTEAELLGRSFMPLVHEADREATARAMEALYHPPHTAYMEQRAMTKDGWKWLSWLDTAVLDDSGKVVEIIGVGRDITDRKQAEAKSRLLLEIIEKSLNEIYIFDADSLKFRYVNQGALKNLQYTIDDIRDMTPVDLKPEFTETTFRGMIAPLLSGKQEMLIFETVHRRADGTLYPVEIHLQLMDSEDGQVFLAVIFDITERKLAEAEREKLQEKLLQSQKLESIGRLAGGIAHDFNNMLGVILGYSEMAMDQLTSSHPLFECMKEIHKAAERSANLTRQLLGFARKQPIAPRVLDLNATIENMLQMLRRLIPENIDLRWHPGRNTWPVRIDPGQIDQVLVNLCTNARDAISGTGHLTIETGNRTFDAAYCSQNPEFAEGDYAMLAVSDDGCGMDEKTLNNLFEPFFTTKDVGQGTGMGLSLVYGIVRQNKGFIKVYSELGSGSTFRIYLPRHTETAEEPPKPGIPPEENIVMGRGETILLVEDEPAILSVAKIMLERIGYRVLDALDPDQAMAHAKTNPIDLLITDVIMPEMNGRELAARLRKTAPNMKALFMSGYTANVIAHRGILDKGVHFIQKPFSVKTLAIKVREAIEK is encoded by the coding sequence ATGAAACGAGATGATCATTGCGAAAATGGCGGGCTGGACATCGATTTCCTGGCGGAAAACGAAAAGCGCTTCCGGCAGATGTTCATGAACGCCCCGATGCCGTATCAGTCCCTGGATGAGAACGGCAATTTCCTGGATGTCAACGAGGCGTTTGTCCGTGAGCTCGGCTACAGCCGGGAAGAGCTGATCGGACGAAACTTCGGAGACATCCTGCATCCGGATTGGCGGGATCATTTCCGGGAAAATTTCCCCAAATTCAAGGCCATCGGTGAAATTCTCGGTATCGAGTTCGAAATGATGAAAAAGGATGGTTCCTTCATTCTCGTTTCGTTTAACGGCAGGATTCAACGCGACGCGCAAAACCGTTTTCAGCGGACCCACTGCATCTTCTCCGATATCACGGAACACAGAAGGGTCTATGAGGCCTTGCGCGAAAGCGAGGCCAAATACCGCCTTCTGGTGGAAAACCAGAGCGACATGATCGTCAAGGTCGATACCGCTGGCAGGTTCCTGTTTGTCAGTCCATCCTACTGCAGGACTTTCGGGAAAACGGAGGCGGAGCTGCTGGGCCGGAGCTTCATGCCGCTGGTGCACGAAGCGGACCGGGAAGCGACCGCCCGGGCGATGGAAGCCCTGTACCATCCCCCCCATACGGCCTACATGGAGCAGCGCGCCATGACAAAGGACGGGTGGAAATGGCTTTCCTGGCTCGACACGGCCGTTCTCGACGACAGCGGAAAGGTCGTGGAAATCATCGGGGTGGGAAGAGACATCACCGACCGCAAACAGGCCGAGGCAAAGAGCAGGCTGCTGCTGGAAATCATCGAGAAAAGCCTGAATGAAATCTACATATTCGATGCCGACAGCCTCAAGTTCCGATACGTCAACCAGGGGGCGCTGAAGAACCTGCAGTATACGATCGATGACATACGGGACATGACGCCCGTCGATCTGAAACCCGAATTCACCGAGACGACGTTTCGCGGCATGATCGCGCCGTTGCTGAGCGGAAAGCAGGAAATGCTCATCTTCGAAACCGTCCATCGAAGGGCGGATGGGACCCTATATCCGGTGGAAATCCATTTGCAATTGATGGATTCGGAAGACGGGCAGGTATTTCTGGCCGTCATTTTCGACATCACCGAACGGAAACTCGCCGAAGCAGAACGGGAAAAATTGCAGGAGAAACTGCTCCAGTCGCAGAAGCTGGAGTCCATCGGCCGGCTGGCAGGCGGAATCGCACACGATTTCAACAATATGCTCGGGGTTATCCTCGGCTATTCGGAAATGGCCATGGACCAGCTAACCTCAAGCCATCCCCTCTTCGAGTGCATGAAGGAAATCCATAAGGCGGCAGAGCGCTCCGCCAACCTGACACGGCAACTTCTCGGTTTCGCCCGCAAGCAACCCATCGCACCCAGGGTGCTCGATTTGAACGCTACGATCGAGAACATGCTCCAGATGCTGCGCCGCCTGATCCCGGAAAACATCGATCTGCGCTGGCACCCGGGGCGCAACACCTGGCCGGTGCGCATCGATCCGGGTCAGATCGATCAGGTTCTGGTCAACCTGTGCACCAATGCTCGGGATGCCATCAGCGGAACGGGGCATTTGACCATCGAAACCGGAAACCGGACTTTCGACGCCGCCTACTGCTCCCAGAACCCGGAATTTGCGGAAGGCGATTACGCCATGCTTGCCGTCAGCGATGATGGCTGCGGCATGGATGAAAAAACGCTGAACAATCTTTTCGAACCATTCTTCACCACCAAGGACGTGGGCCAGGGCACCGGAATGGGGCTTTCCCTCGTTTACGGCATCGTGAGGCAGAACAAGGGTTTCATCAAGGTGTACAGCGAATTGGGAAGCGGTTCCACCTTCCGGATCTACCTGCCTCGCCACACGGAGACAGCGGAAGAGCCCCCAAAACCCGGCATCCCGCCAGAGGAAAATATCGTCATGGGCCGAGGGGAAACCATTCTGCTGGTGGAAGACGAGCCCGCCATTCTGAGTGTCGCGAAAATCATGCTCGAAAGGATCGGGTACCGGGTTCTGGATGCGCTCGATCCCGATCAGGCGATGGCTCATGCAAAAACGAACCCGATCGATTTACTGATCACCGATGTCATCATGCCCGAGATGAACGGCCGTGAATTGGCCGCCCGGTTGCGAAAGACCGCTCCCAACATGAAGGCCCTGTTCATGTCCGGGTACACGGCAAACGTCATTGCCCATCGCGGAATCCTCGACAAGGGGGTCCATTTCATCCAGAAACCCTTCAGTGTCAAGACACTTGCCATCAAGGTAAGGGAGGCGATTGAAAAATAA